One stretch of Arachis hypogaea cultivar Tifrunner chromosome 20, arahy.Tifrunner.gnm2.J5K5, whole genome shotgun sequence DNA includes these proteins:
- the LOC112783278 gene encoding eukaryotic translation initiation factor 2A: MASTDQSPALEILVRTPEELSIWTGPPFANGQPGVKLEKVSCVNAKFSDDGSRLMVTKSNSVISIYDCKSAKEIRSFEVPNVTSAILSPCGTFLQTFQKPSTPQEKNVMLWKTENGDPVYQHSQKNLTKTTWPAIQFSSNEATACRMATNEVQFFDTRDFSKGIIDRLRVPGVSAIELSSAPGSHVAAYVPESKGIPACVQIFPSGNASQSQAVARRSFFRCSTTQLKWNHGSTGLLVLVQSDVDKTNQSYYGESKLFYLTIDGKHEGLVPLSKEGPVHDAQWSYSGLEFAVVYGFMPAKATLFDKKCNPLLELGTGPYNTIRWNPKGKFLCLAGFGNLPGDMVFWDYADKKQLAATKAEWSVTSEWSPDGRYFMTATTAPRLQVDNGIKIFHYNGSLYFKKMFDKLFQADWKPEPADKFGDITELIKSLNLGKVEDKKPSGPGPKSSQASNKLSSTNPPAQKPAAYRPPHAKNAAAVQAELLGIGESSPAGSMSKNALRNKKKREKQKEKKAASDASS; the protein is encoded by the exons ATGGCATCAACTGACCAATCACCGGCTTTGGAGATATTAG TTCGAACACCCGAAGAGTTATCAATCTGGACTGGACCCCCATTTGCCAATGGTCAACCTGGTGTCAAGCTTGAGAAAGTTAGCTGCGTGAATGCGAAATTCAGCGATGATGGATCGAGACTCATGGTGACGAAATCCAACTCAGTGATTAGCATATATGACTGCAAGAGTGCCAAAGAGATTAGGTCTTTTGAAGTCCCAAACGTCACTTCTGCTATCCTGTCCCCTTGTGGAACCTTTTTGCAAACATTTCAAAAACCTTCGACACCACAAGAGAAGAATGTCATGCTGTGGAAAACGGAGAACGGTGATCCTGTTTATCAACACTCCCAAAAGAACCTGACAAAAACAACTTG GCCTGCTATTCAATTCAGCTCCAATGAGGCCACTGCATGCCGGATGGCAACTAATGAGGTGCAGTTTTTTGACACAAGGGATTTCTCTAAGGGGATCATTGATCGATTAAGAGTTCCTGGAGTTTCTGCCATTGAGCTTTCTAGTGCACCTGGGTCTCATGTAGCTGCATATGTGCCAGAATCCAAG GGAATTCCTGCCTGTGTACAAATATTTCCTAGTGGAAATGCTTCTCAAAGTCAAGCTGTTGCACGACGGAGTTTTTTCCGATGTTCAACAACCCAACTTAAATGGAATCATGGTTCTACTGGTCTTTTAGTGCTGGTGCAGTCAGATGTTGACAAAACTAACCAGAGTTACTATGGGGAATCAAAGTTATTCTATCTAACAATAGATGGAAAGCATGAAGGGCTTGTGCCTCTTT CTAAAGAGGGTCCGGTTCACGATGCTCAGTGGTCATATTCTGGCTTGGAATTTGCTGTAGTATATGGTT TTATGCCTGCTAAAGCAACTTTGTTCGACAAGAAGTGCAATCCTCTGCTGGAGCTTGGAACCGGTCCTTATAACACCATTAGATGGAACCCGAAAGGGAAAT TTTTATGTTTGGCTGGCTTTGGCAACTTGCCTGGTGATATG GTATTCTGGGATTACGCAGATAAGAAACAACTTGCAGCAACTAAGGCTGAATGGTCTGTGACAAGTGAATGGTCTCCAGATGGGCGCTATTTCATGACAGCGACAACAGCTCCAAGGCTCCAAGTTGACAATGG GATCAAGATCTTTCACTACAATGGGTCACTGTACTTCAAAAAGATGTTTGACAAGTTGTTCCAG GCTGACTGGAAACCGGAGCCAGCAGATAAGTTTGGTGACATCACCGAATTAATCAAGTCTCTCAATTTGGGTAAAGTCGAAGATAAAAAGCCATCAG GTCCAGGACCAAAATCGTCTCAGGCTTCTAACAAACTCTCTTCTACGAACCCCCCTGCACAAAAGCCTGCCGCATATCGCCCACCACATGCCAAGAACGCTGCTGCAGTTCAGGCTGAG ttgcttggaatAGGAGAGAGCAGCCCTGCAGG ATCAATGAGCAAGAATGCATTAAGAaacaagaagaagagggagaagcaAAAGGAGAAAAAGGCTGCTTCGGATGCCAGTTCATAG